From a region of the Deltaproteobacteria bacterium genome:
- a CDS encoding SDR family oxidoreductase — MGVLDGKVAIVTGAGRLRGIGRATALALAEFGADIVVTGTGRDPEKYPPDEKAVGWRDIESTAEQVRKQGRRALPLIADVVKSEDVKCTVAATLKEFGRIDFLINNSAFARGADRVPLLELSEELWHKVLETKLTGSFLMSREVLPAMIKQQQGGAIINISSIAGKRGFPNTTAYCTSNFGIQGFTQALAMEVAPHQIRVNAVCPGIIDTARMDVVGRGDAWNASINTMVPLKRAGTDEETGKFIAYLCTPDASYITGQSLNIDGGSVMW; from the coding sequence ATGGGCGTACTTGATGGAAAAGTCGCAATCGTGACAGGGGCAGGAAGATTACGCGGCATTGGGCGAGCGACGGCGCTCGCGCTAGCAGAATTCGGGGCTGATATTGTCGTGACCGGTACCGGACGAGACCCGGAGAAATACCCACCAGATGAAAAAGCAGTGGGCTGGCGTGACATCGAAAGTACAGCAGAACAAGTACGTAAACAGGGCCGCCGCGCTCTGCCGCTGATTGCTGATGTCGTCAAGAGTGAAGATGTCAAATGCACCGTCGCGGCCACCCTGAAAGAATTCGGTCGTATCGATTTCCTGATCAATAATTCCGCGTTTGCCCGCGGAGCTGACCGCGTGCCGTTGCTCGAATTGTCGGAAGAACTCTGGCATAAGGTGTTGGAGACAAAACTCACTGGTAGTTTTCTCATGAGCCGCGAAGTGCTCCCTGCCATGATTAAGCAGCAACAGGGCGGCGCGATTATCAACATCTCTTCGATTGCCGGAAAACGCGGTTTTCCCAATACGACTGCGTATTGCACGTCGAACTTTGGCATTCAGGGATTTACCCAAGCGCTGGCGATGGAAGTGGCACCGCACCAAATTCGTGTCAACGCGGTCTGCCCCGGTATCATCGATACGGCGCGTATGGATGTCGTAGGTCGTGGTGATGCCTGGAACGCCAGCATCAACACAATGGTGCCCCTCAAACGCGCTGGAACAGACGAAGAAACCGGCAAGTTTATCGCGTATCTTTGTACCCCAGATGCGTCGTATATTACCGGGCAATCGCTCAATATCGATGGCGGGTCAGTCATGTGGTAG
- a CDS encoding four helix bundle protein, whose amino-acid sequence MTTDILERSVAYPLRIIKLYRELQKDEIGRIIGRQLLRSGTSIGANIHEAQGGQSKADFVAKMSIAHKETLESVYWLRLIREADLVPSGRIDDLADETEQLSKALASILYECETEHQAMISLFSHF is encoded by the coding sequence ATGACAACGGATATTCTGGAGCGGAGTGTTGCGTACCCGCTTCGCATCATCAAACTGTATCGAGAACTCCAAAAGGATGAGATCGGGCGAATTATTGGGAGGCAATTGCTACGCTCCGGGACTTCTATTGGAGCAAATATCCACGAAGCACAAGGTGGACAAAGCAAGGCAGATTTCGTCGCCAAGATGTCCATAGCTCACAAGGAGACGCTAGAATCCGTATACTGGTTACGCTTAATTCGCGAGGCTGACTTGGTTCCATCAGGTCGGATAGATGACCTTGCTGATGAAACTGAACAACTCAGCAAGGCTCTTGCGTCGATTCTTTATGAGTGCGAAACGGAGCATCAAGCAATGATATCCCTGTTTTCTCATTTTTAA